From Paenibacillus sp. V4I7, one genomic window encodes:
- a CDS encoding RNA polymerase sigma factor, giving the protein MRIDKKQAEYLFNEHVSYVRQAALMLTKSNSLSDDIVQETFIRIFDKYHLFNPTKPIKPWLYKLTLNTTRNMLRKQKWLSFFGMIPDVPSPEIIESVVIKDASKRELLEVISRLPQKQREVIVMHFIEELKISEMAEILNVPVGTCKSRLHKALILLRNEKGGVLHEAFDL; this is encoded by the coding sequence TTGAGGATCGATAAAAAGCAAGCAGAGTATCTATTTAATGAACATGTGTCTTATGTACGGCAGGCTGCTCTTATGCTGACTAAGTCTAATTCACTATCAGACGATATCGTTCAGGAGACGTTTATTCGAATCTTTGATAAATATCATCTATTCAATCCTACAAAACCGATAAAACCTTGGCTCTACAAACTGACGCTTAACACCACACGAAATATGTTGCGAAAGCAAAAGTGGCTGAGTTTTTTTGGAATGATACCAGATGTTCCGAGCCCTGAAATCATTGAAAGTGTTGTAATAAAGGATGCCTCTAAGCGCGAATTATTAGAAGTGATCAGTCGTTTACCTCAAAAACAAAGAGAAGTGATAGTTATGCACTTTATTGAAGAACTAAAGATCAGTGAAATGGCTGAAATACTAAATGTACCTGTAGGGACTTGCAAATCCAGACTGCACAAAGCGCTAATACTTCTACGAAATGAAAAAGGAGGGGTTCTCCATGAAGCCTTTGACCTTTGA